The Cohnella abietis genome has a segment encoding these proteins:
- a CDS encoding S-layer homology domain-containing protein, which translates to MRSRFLILVLIISLFYSTVANAAADIHENGFNAVNDNGNGVRITSGNYVYVTPPNAGSGSIPDVGESGLIDFSEGALTDGDSTTFASWKGNGVGSNQQTIVFDLLKDYPLDQIKIISNALDEWYGIKNITIKYREESVSNYYTLLSQDWYGTVHPLPAEVVRENTLTGTMSDRMARYVIVQVTRLHNWQFTPLMDVEIYQGTGPVGVAPAPALSASDLLQEISKPSRPLPNLDQIIAGNYVYDNPPNGGNDPDKGASGLIAFSEGALTDGDSSTFASWRGNGVGGNQQTIVFDLLRDYPLDQIKIISNALDEWYGIKNITIKYREESASNYYTLLSKDWYGTVHPLPAGVERQNTLTAPMSDSKARFIIVQVTRMHNWQFAALMDVEIYKGIGTVGTASTPALTSSEMLQEINKSSKAMPKEGQIITGNYVYGNPPNEGNVPDNGNSNLIAFSDGVLTDGEASTSVTWRGDAGGINNTGTIVVDLLKDYPLSQIKVFSNAGSQWHGVKQITVKYRAEAVNTYAIMYNNEWYGTHFPDQSVREANQELTINASDKLARFIIIEVHKANPWQSLPLSDIEFYQGNGAVGSHPGAALTGEELLGETDRTTLLVDKYGQYLYQEWPGKVTSDEQLQSEAEIEADQLSKVALDLVKYDQYGGMKSEGTYQGTGFFQLKKINGIWWFLTPEGHKFFLKGVDVTQLDEGGYTTRYLNHDGTPRDVFEELPDPVLYADAYYNRSNSWGDGLVSFLKANVMRKYGSDYRMKNADITKKRLLDWGFNTLSKWSRNVDLQMPYIDNFGVPADTIKILWTQDPFDPNYQQILEDSFAQKLTQLKDDPYLIGYFYDNEAGWDNEVVAEVLRRGVESPAKGAFVAFLSEKYNGDISLVNLNYGTNVTSFNQLVNIAIDIDSFTAEQKDNIASDLSGYIQLASKNYYSKVNQAIKSIDTNHLFLGSAVIPGWRTSKDWDLGGLEYIDAISVDVYSDDASYLEGYKAVDKPLLNLEFSFNYMDRGLSSINGATSSTSIANRGEKYQAFIEAQAINPTFVGFGWFLYYDQPLTGRPDSQIVVSGENFNHGLVNQQDQPYTDMVNIMRVANAQIEAVHNSTVISNADLIGITVNKGILSPEFIVDVTEYSVDVSNSVTTLDVTVTRSDNQASVIVNGNPISAGTPIKMNNLNIGANTLSILVVAKDGAQKTYTITVNRADNPIESKPTEGSGGNSIVQPKAGTISLSAGGAGSVSLSDDIVINIPKGASSRAMDISIQKLTDPKSYTTDGMTLVSSVYEVIKSIEGSFDQPVSISLLFDKAGKENKRLVICYYDEVAKKWIEVGGTVNGNRITATVNHFTKFAVFAMDAKSTVLPTFTDTKGHWAERKIAEATVLAFIDGYSDNTFRPNQAVTRAEFVSLLVRVLPMQDEATLTFKDANEIPSWARNNIAKAVKAGIVSGYADGTFQSNRTISRAEMAVMVTRAFGFKSDAARLKETHFSDETALPSWALSAALTLKDNGIIQGQSGDRFSPSTALTRAEAVIVLLNAYVLIE; encoded by the coding sequence ATGAGGTCAAGATTTTTAATACTCGTATTAATCATTAGTCTCTTTTATTCAACGGTTGCTAATGCGGCAGCTGATATTCATGAAAATGGTTTTAATGCAGTGAATGATAACGGGAATGGAGTAAGAATTACGTCTGGCAACTATGTTTATGTGACTCCACCAAATGCTGGAAGTGGAAGCATACCCGATGTCGGGGAAAGTGGGCTGATTGACTTCTCGGAGGGCGCATTGACTGATGGGGATTCAACAACATTTGCATCCTGGAAGGGGAACGGAGTAGGCAGCAATCAACAGACAATCGTATTCGATTTGTTGAAGGATTACCCGCTTGATCAAATTAAAATAATCAGTAACGCTTTAGATGAATGGTATGGGATCAAGAACATTACGATTAAATACCGCGAGGAGTCTGTAAGTAATTACTACACACTACTCTCTCAGGATTGGTATGGAACTGTACACCCGCTGCCTGCAGAGGTAGTACGTGAAAACACGCTAACAGGCACGATGTCAGACCGGATGGCAAGGTATGTAATTGTACAAGTAACACGACTGCATAACTGGCAGTTCACTCCACTTATGGATGTTGAAATCTATCAGGGAACTGGACCAGTCGGAGTAGCTCCGGCGCCAGCATTATCTGCAAGTGATTTGCTGCAGGAAATAAGCAAGCCATCTAGGCCTCTACCCAATTTGGATCAGATCATTGCCGGCAACTATGTATATGATAATCCCCCGAATGGAGGGAATGATCCCGACAAAGGGGCGAGTGGTCTGATTGCTTTCTCGGAGGGCGCATTGACTGATGGGGATTCATCAACATTTGCATCCTGGAGGGGGAACGGAGTAGGCGGCAATCAACAGACAATCGTATTCGATTTGTTGAGGGATTACCCGCTTGATCAAATTAAAATAATCAGTAACGCTTTAGACGAATGGTATGGGATCAAGAACATCACGATTAAATACCGCGAGGAGTCTGCAAGCAATTATTACACACTACTCTCTAAGGATTGGTATGGAACTGTGCACCCGCTACCAGCAGGAGTAGAGCGCCAAAACACGCTAACTGCGCCTATGTCAGACAGTAAAGCGCGATTTATTATTGTACAGGTCACTCGGATGCATAATTGGCAATTTGCTGCACTTATGGATGTTGAGATCTATAAGGGTATAGGAACGGTCGGAACAGCATCGACACCTGCGCTGACTTCAAGTGAAATGCTGCAAGAAATAAACAAGTCATCCAAAGCAATGCCTAAAGAAGGACAGATTATTACTGGTAATTACGTATATGGTAATCCACCGAATGAAGGGAACGTTCCAGATAACGGGAACAGCAACCTGATTGCCTTCTCGGATGGGGTGCTGACCGATGGGGAAGCATCGACAAGCGTAACCTGGAGGGGAGACGCTGGAGGTATAAATAATACAGGAACAATTGTTGTTGATTTGCTGAAGGATTATCCGCTGAGTCAGATAAAGGTTTTTAGTAATGCTGGGTCCCAGTGGCATGGCGTTAAACAAATAACAGTTAAGTATCGTGCGGAAGCTGTAAACACCTATGCCATAATGTACAACAATGAATGGTACGGCACTCATTTTCCTGACCAGTCCGTTAGGGAAGCTAATCAAGAGCTGACTATTAATGCATCTGATAAGCTTGCAAGATTTATAATCATAGAGGTACATAAAGCGAATCCATGGCAGTCGTTACCCCTTTCGGATATCGAATTCTATCAAGGGAATGGAGCAGTGGGAAGTCATCCCGGAGCAGCCCTTACGGGTGAAGAGCTACTAGGAGAAACTGATCGCACGACACTCTTAGTGGATAAATATGGACAATATCTTTATCAGGAATGGCCTGGTAAGGTAACCTCAGATGAGCAACTGCAAAGTGAGGCTGAGATAGAGGCAGATCAATTATCAAAGGTAGCTCTAGATCTTGTGAAATATGATCAATATGGCGGTATGAAAAGTGAAGGTACTTATCAGGGGACAGGCTTCTTCCAATTGAAAAAAATAAATGGCATATGGTGGTTTCTGACCCCTGAGGGTCATAAGTTTTTCTTGAAGGGCGTTGATGTAACCCAATTAGATGAAGGAGGTTATACGACTCGCTACCTCAATCACGATGGAACTCCAAGAGATGTTTTTGAGGAGCTTCCTGACCCTGTTCTTTATGCAGATGCGTACTATAATCGCAGTAATAGCTGGGGGGATGGATTGGTAAGCTTCCTTAAAGCAAATGTTATGCGTAAATATGGCTCGGATTATAGAATGAAAAATGCAGATATTACGAAAAAACGACTCTTAGATTGGGGCTTTAATACGTTAAGTAAGTGGTCAAGAAATGTGGATCTCCAAATGCCCTATATCGATAATTTCGGTGTTCCTGCAGATACGATTAAAATATTATGGACACAAGACCCTTTCGATCCGAACTATCAACAAATACTGGAGGATAGCTTTGCTCAAAAACTAACACAATTAAAAGACGATCCCTACCTTATCGGTTATTTCTATGATAATGAAGCGGGATGGGATAATGAAGTGGTTGCGGAAGTGCTGAGAAGGGGAGTCGAGTCACCTGCAAAAGGTGCATTTGTAGCGTTCCTATCAGAAAAATATAATGGGGATATATCATTAGTAAATCTAAACTATGGAACAAATGTAACGAGCTTTAATCAATTGGTTAATATAGCGATTGACATTGACAGTTTTACGGCTGAGCAGAAAGACAATATCGCCTCTGATCTCTCAGGTTATATTCAACTGGCTTCCAAAAATTATTATTCCAAAGTGAATCAGGCGATTAAGAGTATTGATACTAATCATTTATTCCTTGGATCTGCAGTAATACCTGGATGGAGGACTTCTAAAGACTGGGATTTGGGAGGGCTAGAATATATAGATGCAATTTCAGTAGATGTATATTCAGATGATGCAAGTTATTTGGAAGGTTACAAAGCGGTTGATAAACCCTTATTAAATTTAGAATTTTCGTTCAACTATATGGACAGAGGACTAAGTTCTATTAATGGGGCTACTAGCTCCACCAGTATTGCGAATAGAGGGGAGAAGTATCAAGCGTTTATTGAGGCGCAAGCGATCAATCCAACGTTTGTTGGTTTTGGATGGTTTTTATACTATGATCAACCTCTCACAGGAAGACCTGATTCTCAAATCGTGGTGTCAGGAGAGAATTTCAATCATGGTTTAGTGAATCAGCAGGATCAACCCTATACGGATATGGTCAATATCATGAGAGTAGCGAACGCCCAAATAGAAGCTGTTCACAATTCAACAGTCATTTCGAATGCGGATTTGATTGGAATAACGGTAAACAAGGGTATATTAAGTCCGGAATTCATAGTGGATGTAACGGAGTATTCAGTTGATGTTAGCAACAGCGTCACTACACTGGACGTGACAGTCACCCGATCGGATAATCAAGCCTCCGTCATTGTGAACGGTAACCCAATAAGTGCAGGAACGCCTATTAAGATGAACAATCTGAATATTGGTGCCAATACGTTATCTATCTTAGTTGTCGCTAAGGATGGAGCGCAGAAAACGTATACTATCACCGTGAATCGAGCTGACAATCCAATTGAAAGCAAGCCTACCGAGGGCAGTGGCGGCAACTCGATTGTTCAACCGAAAGCTGGTACTATCTCCCTGTCTGCAGGGGGTGCGGGCTCTGTCAGTCTATCTGATGACATCGTCATTAATATCCCTAAAGGGGCCTCGTCCCGAGCGATGGATATTAGCATTCAGAAGCTTACTGATCCTAAGAGCTATACTACGGATGGAATGACTCTCGTAAGCTCCGTTTACGAGGTGATCAAGAGTATAGAGGGGAGCTTTGATCAGCCAGTCAGCATTAGTTTGCTGTTCGACAAGGCGGGGAAAGAAAATAAACGTTTAGTGATTTGCTACTATGATGAGGTTGCGAAGAAATGGATTGAGGTGGGTGGTACCGTTAATGGCAATCGAATAACGGCTACAGTTAATCACTTCACGAAATTTGCTGTATTTGCGATGGATGCTAAATCCACTGTATTACCTACCTTTACAGACACGAAGGGACACTGGGCGGAAAGAAAAATAGCTGAAGCAACTGTACTAGCATTCATTGATGGATACTCCGACAATACATTTCGTCCGAACCAAGCTGTAACGCGAGCGGAGTTTGTATCCCTATTAGTACGTGTTCTACCTATGCAGGATGAAGCTACGCTTACGTTCAAGGATGCAAACGAGATTCCATCGTGGGCAAGAAATAATATAGCTAAGGCAGTAAAAGCAGGTATTGTGAGCGGTTATGCAGACGGTACCTTCCAATCAAATCGCACGATTTCAAGAGCTGAAATGGCAGTCATGGTCACTCGTGCATTCGGATTTAAGAGTGACGCCGCACGACTGAAGGAAACACACTTTAGTGATGAGACTGCTTTACCTTCGTGGGCTCTTTCAGCGGCTCTGACCTTGAAGGATAATGGAATCATTCAAGGCCAGAGTGGTGATCGGTTTTCACCAAGCACCGCGCTCACTCGTGCGGAAGCAGTAATCGTTTTGTTGAATGCTTATGTGCTAATTGAATAG
- a CDS encoding glycoside hydrolase family 127 protein, whose product MFKKLNSVSFDKVTINDSFWSGRIERVREKTLPHLWNNFVEDGYFRNFDKAAGIMEGEYEGELFNDGLFYTGLEGACWMYKQRPTPELALMIDEAVDKVIAMQQPDGYLNSFITIVAPDQRWTDILFGHELYTAGTFFEAAAAHYDATGNTKLLDAARRFADHIDATFGHGKRLIYEGHEEIELGLIKLYMATDEIRYYKLAEFFVEMRGNPEAKEQMYGGWSAMTKGALQLEALPFGVHGREKYMQAHVPVKQQDTIEGHAVRATYLYASVADIVELSGDEEYALALERIWDNMVNRRMYITGGIGDTIRGWEGFSEDYVLPNDEAYCETCASIGLVFWGQRMNNLYGDAKYADILERVLYNALLAGISLDGEKFFYVNPLDSDAKHRRQANFTCACCPPNVLRFFPKMGEYIYSSKENDLYVNQFIGGTVDIDIEGTSVKLQQETNYPNDGDIKLVIQPDAAKSFNLYIRIPGWSKGADIRVNGELIADLVSDKGYVCISREWQQGDTVEVSILMTIKQIQAHPNVESNRGKLALERGPIVYCLEATDHDEDVTQISLPRGTELHAVYQPELLDGVHVIRGLGYTFSDKDKAQRQQWSAQLYSEALPPAWQGKEIDITAVPYYAWANRDAGKMVVWINESLQVAPISND is encoded by the coding sequence ATGTTTAAAAAGCTTAATTCTGTGTCGTTCGATAAAGTGACGATTAATGATTCATTCTGGTCTGGGCGGATAGAGAGAGTCAGAGAGAAGACACTGCCTCATCTATGGAATAATTTCGTGGAAGACGGCTATTTCCGTAATTTTGACAAGGCAGCGGGGATTATGGAAGGAGAATATGAGGGCGAGCTGTTTAACGACGGACTATTCTATACAGGTCTGGAAGGGGCTTGCTGGATGTATAAGCAGCGTCCTACTCCCGAGCTAGCACTAATGATTGATGAGGCTGTTGATAAGGTTATTGCGATGCAGCAGCCAGATGGTTACTTGAATTCATTTATTACGATTGTTGCTCCAGATCAGAGATGGACGGATATCCTGTTCGGACATGAATTATATACGGCGGGTACCTTCTTCGAAGCTGCAGCTGCCCACTATGATGCGACAGGTAATACGAAGCTTCTAGACGCTGCGCGTAGATTTGCTGATCATATCGATGCTACATTCGGACATGGAAAGCGTCTGATCTATGAAGGGCACGAAGAAATTGAACTAGGGCTGATTAAGCTTTATATGGCGACAGATGAAATACGGTATTACAAACTGGCGGAATTCTTCGTAGAGATGCGAGGCAATCCTGAGGCTAAGGAACAAATGTACGGCGGTTGGTCGGCAATGACTAAAGGTGCTCTACAACTGGAAGCACTCCCTTTTGGAGTGCATGGCAGAGAGAAGTATATGCAGGCGCATGTGCCGGTGAAGCAGCAGGATACCATTGAAGGTCATGCTGTTAGAGCGACATATCTCTATGCAAGTGTCGCGGATATTGTTGAGCTGTCAGGTGATGAAGAATACGCCCTAGCGCTGGAACGAATCTGGGACAACATGGTTAACCGAAGAATGTACATTACCGGTGGCATTGGTGACACCATCCGAGGCTGGGAAGGCTTCTCCGAGGATTATGTTCTGCCTAACGACGAAGCCTATTGTGAGACTTGTGCATCGATCGGCCTTGTCTTCTGGGGCCAACGGATGAATAACCTTTATGGAGACGCTAAATATGCAGACATTCTGGAGAGAGTGCTCTATAATGCGCTACTTGCGGGAATTTCATTAGATGGGGAGAAGTTCTTCTACGTTAATCCTTTGGATAGTGACGCTAAGCACCGCAGACAGGCAAACTTTACATGCGCTTGTTGTCCCCCGAATGTGCTTCGCTTTTTCCCGAAGATGGGGGAGTACATTTACAGCAGCAAAGAAAATGACCTCTACGTCAACCAGTTCATAGGTGGAACGGTAGACATTGATATCGAGGGCACATCAGTTAAGCTTCAGCAGGAAACAAATTATCCAAACGATGGCGATATTAAACTGGTTATTCAGCCAGACGCGGCCAAGTCCTTTAACCTCTACATCCGAATTCCTGGATGGAGCAAGGGAGCTGATATTCGCGTAAATGGGGAATTAATAGCTGATTTAGTGTCGGACAAAGGCTATGTATGCATTAGTCGAGAATGGCAGCAGGGGGATACCGTTGAAGTATCGATTCTAATGACCATTAAACAAATCCAAGCTCACCCAAATGTGGAGTCCAATCGTGGAAAGCTCGCTCTAGAGCGGGGCCCAATTGTTTATTGTTTAGAGGCGACGGATCATGATGAAGATGTTACACAAATCTCACTCCCGCGCGGTACCGAGCTCCATGCGGTATATCAACCTGAATTATTAGACGGAGTTCATGTCATTCGGGGACTAGGATATACCTTCAGCGATAAGGACAAGGCTCAAAGGCAGCAATGGAGTGCTCAGCTTTATAGCGAGGCGTTACCACCAGCATGGCAGGGCAAAGAAATCGATATTACGGCAGTTCCCTACTACGCTTGGGCCAATCGTGATGCTGGCAAAATGGTCGTTTGGATTAATGAGTCGCTGCAGGTTGCTCCGATTAGCAATGACTGA
- a CDS encoding helix-turn-helix domain-containing protein has product MQFLKTTLHDPLFFLSGDHFAYKENFIHPTRTMDSFEIIIGLKGIPYIEQNNNQYQVGRDQVLLLLPNQEHKGYAPSKEEINFNWLHFYCQSSYEIIDEDVARAEILLLKNVHPTNKLTSYIYLPIFSTPAHMDRIHIIFRQLIHVANANYYTKQAVNYTLTSLLIELSEQYISSSLQESETNVGRAPLVKILEYIRINCTRNINVAEIAEEFFYNKDYLSRIFKKQMGTSIHDYIILQKMSKSKELLTQTGQSIKEIAYLLGFEDEKYFMKLFKKYEQVTPTDYRNAFYRSSNT; this is encoded by the coding sequence ATGCAATTTTTGAAAACAACCCTACACGATCCGCTTTTCTTTCTCTCTGGTGATCACTTTGCTTACAAGGAAAATTTCATTCATCCCACACGGACGATGGACAGCTTCGAGATTATTATAGGTCTTAAGGGAATTCCCTATATTGAGCAGAACAATAATCAGTACCAGGTTGGACGAGATCAAGTGCTACTACTACTCCCTAACCAAGAACATAAAGGCTATGCTCCATCAAAAGAGGAAATTAATTTTAACTGGCTGCACTTTTACTGTCAGAGCTCGTATGAGATTATCGATGAGGATGTTGCGAGGGCGGAGATCCTTCTATTGAAAAATGTTCACCCTACCAACAAGCTAACCTCCTATATCTACTTGCCCATTTTTTCCACTCCAGCGCATATGGATCGGATTCATATTATTTTCCGCCAGCTGATTCATGTGGCTAACGCCAATTACTATACAAAGCAAGCCGTCAACTACACGCTTACCTCTCTGCTCATCGAGCTCTCGGAGCAATATATTTCAAGCTCTCTTCAGGAGAGTGAGACAAATGTTGGTCGTGCACCTCTTGTGAAAATTTTAGAATATATTCGAATCAACTGCACAAGGAATATTAACGTTGCGGAAATAGCTGAGGAATTTTTCTACAACAAGGATTACTTGTCCCGTATATTCAAAAAGCAGATGGGTACTAGTATTCACGACTATATTATTTTGCAAAAAATGTCTAAGTCTAAGGAGCTTTTAACCCAAACAGGACAGAGTATTAAAGAAATTGCCTATTTGCTTGGATTTGAAGACGAGAAGTACTTTATGAAGCTTTTCAAAAAATATGAACAGGTCACCCCCACCGACTATCGCAATGCCTTCTACCGATCATCCAACACTTAG
- a CDS encoding RpnC/YadD family protein, producing MGIDHDRLFKELLQTFFKEFMQLFFPQACPHIDFSHVTFLSEELFTDVTGGATGRVDVLIETKLMEEGGNNDNLDELSKALIIVHLEPQSYYQSNFAERMFLYSSKLYEKYRRRILPIAIFSHDRDIQEPDRFTWSFPFLNVMTFRYFTVQLSKHKWRTFLDKGNPVAAALLSSMGYNKSERVMVKLEFLRMMTKMQLDPARMKMLTVFFETYLQLTPAESIQLQENIERIYPHEEEKLMEWMTSWEKKGKEEGIKEGLKEGLLKGKEEGLLKGKQEGIQEGIQESKQEIALKMLEKGLDPEIIEEITGLSSSQISKLHKH from the coding sequence ATGGGTATTGATCACGATCGTTTATTCAAAGAATTGCTTCAAACCTTCTTCAAAGAGTTTATGCAGCTATTTTTTCCGCAGGCTTGCCCTCATATCGATTTCTCACATGTGACTTTCCTGTCTGAGGAATTGTTTACGGATGTGACAGGAGGGGCCACTGGGCGTGTTGATGTTCTTATTGAGACTAAATTGATGGAAGAGGGTGGTAATAATGATAATTTAGATGAACTTAGTAAGGCTTTGATTATTGTACATCTGGAGCCGCAGTCTTATTATCAAAGCAACTTCGCAGAGAGAATGTTTCTCTATTCTAGTAAACTATACGAGAAATACCGTCGGCGCATTTTACCTATTGCAATATTTAGCCATGACCGGGATATACAGGAGCCAGATAGATTTACCTGGAGCTTTCCGTTCTTAAATGTAATGACTTTTCGGTATTTTACAGTACAATTAAGTAAGCACAAATGGCGAACATTTCTTGACAAAGGTAACCCAGTGGCCGCTGCACTCTTGAGCAGTATGGGATATAATAAGAGTGAGCGTGTTATGGTGAAGCTTGAATTTCTACGTATGATGACTAAGATGCAGCTAGATCCGGCAAGAATGAAGATGCTCACGGTATTTTTTGAAACTTATTTGCAATTAACCCCTGCTGAAAGCATTCAATTACAGGAAAATATAGAACGAATATATCCGCACGAGGAGGAGAAGCTGATGGAGTGGATGACCTCATGGGAGAAGAAGGGCAAAGAGGAAGGAATTAAGGAAGGTCTTAAGGAAGGTTTGCTGAAAGGTAAAGAGGAAGGGCTGCTCAAAGGCAAACAGGAAGGTATACAAGAGGGCATACAGGAGAGTAAACAGGAAATAGCTCTAAAAATGCTTGAAAAGGGACTTGACCCGGAAATTATTGAAGAGATAACGGGTTTAAGCTCATCGCAAATCAGCAAGCTTCATAAACACTAA